A portion of the Blautia hansenii DSM 20583 genome contains these proteins:
- the rapZ gene encoding RNase adapter RapZ, with translation MRFVIVTGMSGAGKSTALKMLEDMEYFCVDNLPVMLIEKFVQLLRDGGPGEIEKVAVGVDIRNGKALDELETVLENINFSGVGIEILFLDAEDEVLVRRYKESRRSHPLAAESRIDEGIHRERERLRFLKEYADYILDTSKLLTRELKAELEKIFVENGSFKNLMVTVLSFGFKYGIPQDADLVFDVRFLPNPYYIEELRPLSGNNAPVSDYVMSFDLAHEFSDKLEDLIRFLIPNYITEGKTQLVIAVGCTGGKHRSVTLANELYRRLGENEEYGIRVEHRDIEKDGKKCLSPEA, from the coding sequence ATGCGGTTTGTAATTGTGACAGGAATGTCAGGCGCCGGAAAAAGTACAGCGCTGAAAATGCTGGAGGATATGGAGTACTTTTGTGTGGACAATCTTCCGGTTATGTTGATTGAGAAATTTGTGCAGCTTTTAAGAGACGGCGGACCGGGAGAAATCGAAAAAGTTGCGGTAGGCGTAGATATTCGTAACGGAAAGGCATTGGATGAACTGGAAACAGTTCTTGAAAATATCAATTTTTCAGGTGTTGGAATTGAAATCCTGTTTTTGGATGCAGAGGATGAGGTGCTGGTGAGACGTTATAAAGAGAGCAGACGAAGCCATCCTCTGGCAGCAGAAAGCAGAATAGATGAGGGAATTCATCGGGAAAGAGAAAGACTGCGCTTTTTGAAGGAATACGCAGATTATATTTTAGATACCAGCAAGCTTTTAACCAGAGAACTGAAGGCAGAGCTTGAAAAAATTTTTGTGGAAAACGGAAGCTTTAAAAATCTGATGGTTACCGTATTGTCCTTTGGATTTAAGTACGGTATTCCGCAGGATGCAGATTTAGTATTTGACGTGAGGTTTTTGCCAAACCCTTATTATATTGAGGAGCTGCGTCCCTTAAGCGGAAATAATGCCCCTGTCAGCGATTATGTTATGAGCTTTGATTTGGCGCATGAATTTTCTGATAAGCTGGAAGATTTAATCCGTTTTTTAATTCCCAATTATATTACAGAGGGAAAAACACAGTTGGTGATTGCCGTGGGATGTACCGGCGGAAAACACCGTTCCGTAACTCTTGCAAATGAGCTTTACCGAAGATTAGGCGAAAATGAAGAATACGGAATTCGTGTGGAACATAGAGATATAGAAAAGGATGGGAAAAAATGTCTTTCTCCGGAAGCGTAA
- the murB gene encoding UDP-N-acetylmuramate dehydrogenase produces the protein MENNSIENMFCMTLGSDNVRLHEPMKKHTTFRIGGPADYYLCPHSTEELQKILQICRENKLEFFILGNGSNLLVSDKGYRGVVIQLWKNFSDIETEDNTITVKAGALLSKVAAEALEESLTGMEFASGIPGTMGGAVMMNAGAYGGEMKDIIREVTVLTREGELLTLSKEEMNFGYRTSVVKEKGYVVISAELQLRKGDREEIRKVMDELKERRVTKQPLDMPSAGSTFKRPEGYFAGKLIMDAGLRGFSVGGAQISEKHCGFVVNKGDATAADVLGLIGEVQKRVQEKFGVALEPEVKFLGEF, from the coding sequence ATGGAAAATAACAGCATTGAGAATATGTTTTGCATGACTTTGGGCAGCGACAATGTGAGACTGCATGAACCAATGAAAAAGCATACAACTTTTCGTATTGGAGGACCGGCAGATTATTATCTTTGTCCTCACAGCACAGAGGAACTGCAGAAAATTCTTCAGATATGCAGAGAAAATAAGCTGGAATTCTTTATTTTGGGAAACGGAAGCAACCTTTTGGTAAGTGATAAGGGATATCGAGGCGTAGTTATTCAGCTTTGGAAAAACTTCAGTGATATTGAAACAGAAGACAATACCATTACGGTAAAAGCCGGTGCGCTTCTGTCAAAGGTTGCCGCAGAGGCTTTGGAGGAAAGCCTGACAGGGATGGAGTTTGCCTCCGGAATTCCGGGAACCATGGGCGGAGCAGTGATGATGAATGCAGGCGCTTACGGCGGTGAAATGAAGGATATTATCAGAGAGGTTACGGTTCTTACAAGGGAGGGGGAACTACTGACACTTTCCAAAGAAGAGATGAACTTCGGATACCGAACCAGTGTGGTAAAGGAAAAAGGTTATGTGGTGATTTCCGCAGAGTTACAGCTTAGAAAAGGTGACAGAGAAGAAATTCGCAAGGTAATGGATGAGTTAAAGGAAAGACGTGTGACGAAACAACCGCTGGATATGCCAAGTGCAGGCAGTACCTTTAAAAGACCGGAGGGATACTTTGCGGGCAAGTTGATTATGGATGCGGGACTTCGGGGATTTTCCGTAGGCGGCGCACAGATTTCAGAAAAGCACTGTGGCTTTGTAGTAAATAAAGGCGATGCAACCGCTGCGGATGTATTGGGACTTATCGGAGAGGTTCAAAAAAGGGTACAGGAAAAATTCGGAGTTGCATTAGAGCCTGAAGTGAAGTTTTTGGGAGAATTTTAG